The proteins below are encoded in one region of Vibrio sp. ED004:
- a CDS encoding carboxypeptidase M32: MSAFKKLVEHSQKCSRFQHLASICGWDQASMMPAGGNQARSEAMAELSVHIHGLMTQPQLGDWVADAENEALNNDQQSSLREIKRQWQQANLLPEKLVEAKSLAGSKCEHAWRSQRGENDWVGFEKNWREVVELSREEAQIRADAANLTPYDAMLDIYEPGTSSASLDVLFADVKTWLPSLIDEVIEKQSSEQFNAPSGIYSTEKQKALGLEVMKLLQFDFEHGRLDESVHPFCGGVPSDVRITTRYDEAEFVQSLMGIVHETGHARYEQGLPKHLAGQPAGEARSMGIHESQSLFFEMQVGRSDPFIGHLANLAGQQFSGSEFEKDNFQKIYTRVKKDFIRVDADELTYPAHVILRYEIERDLINGKIKHTDVPELWNTKMQSYLGLSTQGNFTNGCMQDIHWTDGAFGYFPSYTLGAMYAAQFMASMKKTVDVNSVIESGDLSPIFTWLESNIWSKGSLLTTDDLVKGATGETLNAQYFKDHLRSRYL, encoded by the coding sequence ATGAGCGCATTCAAAAAACTAGTCGAACACTCTCAAAAATGTTCACGCTTTCAACACCTAGCCTCTATCTGTGGTTGGGACCAAGCTTCCATGATGCCTGCTGGCGGTAACCAAGCACGCAGTGAAGCAATGGCCGAGCTTTCTGTTCATATTCACGGCTTAATGACTCAACCACAACTTGGCGATTGGGTTGCAGACGCTGAAAACGAAGCACTAAACAACGACCAACAATCATCACTTCGTGAAATAAAACGCCAATGGCAACAAGCTAACCTACTTCCAGAAAAACTGGTTGAAGCGAAGTCTCTAGCGGGTTCAAAATGTGAACATGCATGGCGTAGCCAACGTGGAGAAAATGACTGGGTTGGTTTTGAAAAGAACTGGCGTGAAGTCGTTGAGCTATCGCGTGAAGAAGCACAAATCCGCGCAGACGCCGCTAACTTAACCCCTTATGATGCGATGCTGGATATCTACGAACCGGGCACCAGCTCTGCTTCATTGGATGTCTTATTTGCAGACGTTAAAACATGGCTACCAAGCCTGATTGACGAAGTGATCGAAAAACAATCGAGCGAGCAATTTAACGCGCCATCGGGTATCTACTCGACAGAGAAACAGAAAGCACTTGGCCTAGAAGTGATGAAGCTGCTTCAATTCGATTTCGAACACGGCCGATTAGATGAAAGTGTTCACCCTTTCTGTGGTGGTGTTCCTTCAGACGTGCGAATCACGACTCGCTACGATGAAGCTGAATTCGTTCAAAGCTTAATGGGCATCGTCCATGAAACAGGACACGCACGTTATGAGCAAGGCTTACCTAAACACCTAGCAGGCCAACCAGCAGGTGAAGCTCGCTCTATGGGTATCCATGAATCTCAGTCTCTGTTCTTCGAGATGCAAGTTGGCCGCAGTGACCCGTTCATCGGACACTTAGCTAATCTAGCAGGACAACAGTTCTCAGGCTCAGAATTTGAGAAAGATAACTTCCAGAAGATCTACACTCGCGTGAAGAAAGACTTCATCCGTGTTGACGCCGATGAGCTGACCTACCCAGCGCACGTGATTTTACGTTACGAGATTGAGCGTGACCTGATTAACGGCAAAATCAAGCACACTGATGTTCCTGAACTTTGGAATACTAAGATGCAGTCTTACCTTGGTTTAAGCACTCAAGGCAACTTCACTAATGGCTGTATGCAAGACATCCACTGGACAGATGGCGCATTCGGCTACTTCCCATCTTACACACTAGGTGCGATGTACGCGGCTCAGTTCATGGCTTCAATGAAGAAAACGGTCGATGTGAATTCAGTGATTGAAAGCGGTGATTTATCACCTATCTTCACTTGGTTAGAATCGAACATTTGGAGCAAAGGTAGCCTACTAACCACTGATGATTTGGTGAAAGGCGCAACTGGCGAAACCTTGAATGCACAGTACTTCAAGGATCACTTGAGAAGTCGTTACCTCTAG
- a CDS encoding LPP20 family lipoprotein: MKKLIMLSVVAAALTGCQTTQQQTAQQVASPVVHECYYFGNSANTVPAPAWVCNAEANRDEYMRSAVGFSGNTAGGIAHQKNLAIQQGQKELADQVKTEIITSVKNKTGTLGVDGAVGGTQATSADLDSVSNVVLEGVETIRSLRGPDGYFYVLLGLPRQVFKQNVEKIVDKYQEQQPNTQNNVSSVEQNQKLADDIATALNM; encoded by the coding sequence ATGAAAAAACTGATTATGCTTTCAGTGGTTGCAGCTGCTTTAACTGGTTGTCAAACAACACAGCAACAAACAGCACAGCAAGTTGCAAGTCCTGTTGTTCACGAGTGTTACTACTTTGGTAATAGTGCTAACACGGTTCCTGCGCCTGCTTGGGTTTGTAATGCAGAAGCCAATCGTGATGAGTATATGCGCAGTGCAGTAGGGTTTAGTGGTAACACTGCTGGTGGTATCGCTCACCAGAAAAACCTAGCGATTCAACAGGGTCAAAAAGAACTTGCTGATCAAGTTAAAACTGAGATTATCACTTCTGTTAAAAACAAAACGGGTACTCTTGGCGTTGATGGTGCCGTTGGTGGGACGCAAGCAACTTCTGCTGACCTAGACTCTGTATCAAATGTTGTATTGGAAGGTGTAGAAACAATCCGTTCTCTACGTGGCCCAGATGGTTACTTCTATGTTCTTTTAGGTCTACCTCGCCAAGTGTTTAAACAAAACGTGGAAAAAATCGTTGATAAGTACCAAGAGCAGCAACCCAATACGCAAAATAACGTATCTTCGGTGGAGCAAAATCAAAAACTTGCTGACGACATCGCAACAGCTTTAAATATGTAA
- a CDS encoding LysE family translocator — translation MDILNFEAFLIAITILTLTPGLDTALVIRNTSRSGLSDGVMTSFGICSGLYVHAFFSAVGISAILAQSAELFQAVKMVGAVYLIWLGLSSLRALIKNGGGLKVGEQAHQAYSAKRSLREGFLSNVLNPKTAVFYLAFLPQFVNPEGSPLLQSMLMASVHFMIAMVWQCGLAGALNSAKNLLKNASFMKWMEGVTGMVLVGLGVKLLMEEPV, via the coding sequence ATGGATATTTTGAACTTTGAGGCATTTCTGATTGCCATCACTATTTTAACGCTAACGCCGGGTTTAGATACGGCATTGGTAATTCGCAATACGAGCCGTTCTGGCTTATCTGACGGCGTGATGACCAGCTTTGGTATCTGTAGCGGTCTTTATGTGCACGCCTTTTTCTCTGCGGTGGGTATCTCTGCGATTCTTGCTCAATCAGCCGAACTCTTTCAAGCCGTTAAAATGGTGGGTGCGGTTTACCTGATTTGGCTTGGTTTAAGCAGTTTACGCGCTTTGATTAAAAATGGTGGCGGGTTGAAGGTTGGCGAGCAAGCTCATCAAGCCTACAGTGCCAAACGTTCTTTGCGTGAAGGTTTCTTATCGAATGTGCTAAACCCGAAAACGGCGGTTTTCTATTTGGCTTTTCTTCCTCAGTTCGTAAACCCTGAAGGCTCGCCGTTATTACAATCTATGTTGATGGCTTCGGTCCACTTTATGATTGCGATGGTGTGGCAATGTGGCTTAGCTGGCGCGCTTAACTCGGCTAAAAACTTGCTAAAGAATGCGAGCTTTATGAAGTGGATGGAAGGTGTGACGGGCATGGTGCTGGTGGGGTTGGGCGTTAAGCTTCTGATGGAAGAACCTGTGTAG
- a CDS encoding transglycosylase SLT domain-containing protein, translating into MVKLKKLLLVFGVCFIPSLASVSASSGVNEFERKKMETLSSFSETKAQRHQRFDQSKQAYLDAFNRVKEELATKWDNPELTSKTQWIQYANDDTVKRSVNFETGVIVIEVLDDNLSADEVDKIVQHQIKELETQTTQQAFASDKVLAANNVRADNDIASTKVLPKLDATKVLSSQNRELYRQKNGLSISRVSMAVSQNTIKSRAQTYIPYVYKISNKWNVEPALILAIMHTESHFNPMAQSHIPAYGLMQVVPTSAGKDVTKRYLGEEKLLPPEVLFNPEFNIDIGTSYLNILDKHYLKRVEHNEVRTYLMISSYNGGIGAVAKHFSGKAKLSLLPGAVNSMSPAAVYTSLINDFPYKETRNYLKKVQDKRIYYKKVLNSQSI; encoded by the coding sequence GTGGTTAAGTTAAAGAAACTATTACTCGTCTTTGGTGTTTGTTTTATTCCTAGCTTAGCCTCAGTGAGTGCTTCTAGTGGTGTGAACGAGTTTGAGAGAAAGAAGATGGAAACTCTGTCTTCTTTCTCCGAAACTAAAGCACAACGTCATCAAAGATTTGACCAATCTAAGCAAGCTTATTTAGATGCTTTTAATAGAGTGAAAGAGGAGCTTGCGACGAAATGGGATAATCCTGAATTAACCAGTAAGACTCAATGGATTCAGTATGCTAACGACGACACAGTGAAGCGCTCTGTTAACTTTGAAACTGGTGTTATTGTTATTGAAGTATTGGATGACAACTTATCGGCTGATGAAGTAGATAAGATCGTTCAACATCAGATTAAAGAACTTGAAACGCAGACCACTCAACAAGCATTCGCGAGTGATAAGGTATTGGCTGCAAATAATGTAAGAGCGGACAATGATATTGCCTCTACAAAAGTGCTCCCTAAGCTTGATGCAACTAAAGTTTTAAGTTCTCAAAATCGAGAGTTATATAGGCAAAAAAATGGTTTGAGCATTAGTCGAGTGAGCATGGCTGTTTCGCAAAATACCATAAAAAGCCGAGCTCAAACTTATATTCCATATGTGTACAAAATTTCAAATAAATGGAATGTTGAGCCTGCATTAATTTTAGCAATTATGCATACGGAAAGTCATTTTAACCCGATGGCACAATCGCACATACCAGCTTATGGGCTAATGCAAGTTGTACCGACGTCTGCAGGTAAAGATGTTACTAAGCGATATCTTGGCGAAGAGAAGCTTCTTCCACCAGAAGTTTTGTTTAACCCTGAATTTAATATCGATATTGGTACTAGTTATTTAAACATATTAGATAAACACTACCTCAAGCGTGTGGAACATAATGAAGTAAGAACTTATCTGATGATATCTTCATATAATGGTGGCATAGGTGCAGTGGCTAAACATTTTTCAGGGAAAGCGAAACTATCGTTATTACCAGGCGCTGTGAATAGCATGAGCCCAGCAGCGGTGTATACATCGTTGATTAATGATTTCCCTTATAAAGAAACACGTAACTATTTAAAAAAGGTTCAAGATAAGCGTATTTACTACAAAAAAGTTCTAAATAGTCAGTCAATTTAG